One window of Phoenix dactylifera cultivar Barhee BC4 chromosome 5, palm_55x_up_171113_PBpolish2nd_filt_p, whole genome shotgun sequence genomic DNA carries:
- the LOC103716656 gene encoding syntaxin-41-like, with protein MATRNRTPVYRKYRDALRSVRMPAVFSPPAHAGPSLSSAGGPVIELVSTSLLHPDRAYTPLSTEDPSNSSKGPLTVGLPPAWVDVSEEISANIQRARTKMSELVKAHAKALMPSFGDGKEVQHAIEILTQEITDLLKRSEKRLKKLSSNSTSEDSNIRKNVQRSLATDLQNLSMEFRKKQSTYLKHLRQQKEGQDGLDLEMNLNGTRSTSEDDDFVAVGFNDHMSQLKKSEAFTREREREIEQVVESVSELAQIMKDLSVLVIDQGTIIDRIDYNIQNVAATVEEGCKQLQKAERTQRTGFMVKCGTILIIMCFIMLVLLILKEILF; from the exons ATGGCGACGAGGAATCGGACTCCGGTGTACCGGAAGTATCGGGACGCCCTTCGGAGCGTTCGGATGCCGGCGGTCTTTTCTCCTCCGGCTCATGCCGGCCCTTCGTTGTCTTCGGCCGGTGGCCCGGTGATCGAATTGGTGAGTACTTCGCTTCTCCATCCGGATCGGGCTTATACTCCTCTTAGCACGGAAGACCCCAGCAATTCCAG TAAAGGCCCACTTACAGTTGGTTTGCCTCCAGCTTGGGTGGATGTTTCTGAAGAAATATCAGCAAATATACAACGTGCTCGGACAAAAATGTCGGAGTTAGTCAAGGCTCATGCCAAGGCTTTAATGCCTTCTTTTGGAGATGGAAAAGAGGTGCAACATGCAATTGAAATTCTTACTCAAGAGATCACTGATTTGTTGAAGAGATCGGAGAAGAGATTAAAGAAACTTTCTTCCAATTCTACTTCTGAAGATTCAAATATTCGGAAAAATGTGCAG AGATCACTTGCGACTGATCTTCAGAACCTCTCAATGGAGTTCCGTAAAAAGCAGTCTACTTATTTGAAGCATCTCAGACAGCAAAAGGAG GGTCAAGATGGTTTGGATTTGGAGATGAATCTTAATGGAACTAGATCTACATCAGAAGATGATGACTTTGTTGCTGTG ggATTTAATGATCATATGTCTCAACTGAAAAAAAGTGAGGCATTcacaagagagagggagagagagattgaaCAG GTTGTGGAATCAGTAAGTGAGCTTGCTCAGATTATGAAGGATCTATCTGTCCTAGTGATAGATCAG GGAACCATCATTGACCGGATTGACTATAATATTCAGAATGTTGCAGCCACAGTGGAAGAGGGCTGTAAACAATTGCAgaag GCAGAGAGAACGCAGAGGACAGGGTTCATGGTGAAGTGTGGTACCATACTCATCATAATGTGCTTCATCATGCTAGTCCTTCTGATTCTTAAGGAGATATTATTTTGA
- the LOC103716657 gene encoding growth-regulating factor 5-like isoform X2: protein MMEPFTSPSPASDPTAPVPNLFWRPLGGESLERRVGIETGGVAGGEQMSSTAAARPLFTVSQWQELELQARIFKHLATGEAVPVHLVEYFRKSLESMASRSCHHPAAAAAAALGYYSYFGKKLDPEPGRCRRTDGKKWRCSKEAYPDSKYCERHMHRGRNRSRKPVEAPPQSQSRSPCASTVTSPALTGSSGNGGGSFQSIPLHSLAGGSTAACPFPGGAAASSPLLIDPGSYTVAEKELRYPYGMKAEVDEHSFFSEASGNSRGLGIDSSLDSSWRPMPSRTSLFPLSKARSNSSLQSSYLQFTTLQELGQASISSLSKPEQQQHSFSGSEFGLAEPVKHESHSLRPFFDEWPGTRDMWPDLEDDSRACCGHVEQ, encoded by the exons ATGATGGAACCCTTCACCTCTCCCTCACCGGCGAGTGACCCGACCGCCCCCGTCCCGAACCTTTTCTGGCGCCCCCTGGG AGGGGAGAGTCTGGAGCGGCGGGTTGGGATTGAGACAGGAGGAGTTGCGGGAGGGGAACAGATGAGCAGTACGGCGGCGGCGCGGCCGCTCTTCACCGTGTCGCAGTGGCAGGAGCTGGAGCTCCAGGCGCGAATCTTTAAGCACCTAGCAACCGGAGAAGCCGTGCCGGTCCATCTTGTTGAATACTTCCGAAAGAGCCTCGAGTCCATGGCGTCCCGTTCCTGCCACCACcccgctgctgctgctgctgctgctt TGGGTTATTACTCCTACTTCGGAAAGAAGCTGGACCCGGAGCCCGGCCGGTGCCGGCGGACGGATGGGAAGAAGTGGCGGTGTTCCAAGGAGGCTTACCCCGATTCCAAGTACTGCGAGCGCCACATGCATCGGGGCCGTAACCGTTCAAGAAAGCCTGTGGAAGCCCCTCCACAATCCCAGTCTCGGTCCCCTTGTGCATCGACCGTCACATCGCCCGCCCTGACTGGGAGCAGCGGGAATGGCGGCGGTAGCTTCCAGAGCATCCCCCTGCACTCTCTTGCAGGTGGCAGCACTGCTGCTTGCCCTTTCCCCGGCGgcgccgccgcctcctctccGCTGCTGATTGACCCTGGTTCCTATACCGTGGCCGAGAAGGAGCTCAG GTACCCATATGGAATGAAAGCTGAGGTGGACGAGCATAGTTTCTTTTCTGAAGCTTCTGGAAATTCAAGGGGCCTTGGAATTGACTCTTCCCTCGACAGCTCATGGCGTCCGATGCCGTCTCGGACGTCCTTGTTTCCTCTTTCAAAAGCCAGGAGCAACTCTTCTCTGCAGAGCAGTTATCTTCAGTTCACAACACTGCAAGAACTGGGGCAGGCTTCAATCAGCTCCCTGTCAAAGCCAGAGCAGCAGCAGCATTCTTTCTCCGGTAGCGAGTTTGGGTTAGCGGAGCCTGTGAAGCATGAAAGCCACTCACTCCGACCCTTCTTTGATGAGTGGCCCGGGACAAGGGATATGTGGCCTGACCTTGAAG ATGACTCAAGGGCTTGTTGTGGGCATGTGGAGCAATGA
- the LOC103716657 gene encoding growth-regulating factor 5-like isoform X1: MMEPFTSPSPASDPTAPVPNLFWRPLGGESLERRVGIETGGVAGGEQMSSTAAARPLFTVSQWQELELQARIFKHLATGEAVPVHLVEYFRKSLESMASRSCHHPAAAAAAALGYYSYFGKKLDPEPGRCRRTDGKKWRCSKEAYPDSKYCERHMHRGRNRSRKPVEAPPQSQSRSPCASTVTSPALTGSSGNGGGSFQSIPLHSLAGGSTAACPFPGGAAASSPLLIDPGSYTVAEKELRYPYGMKAEVDEHSFFSEASGNSRGLGIDSSLDSSWRPMPSRTSLFPLSKARSNSSLQSSYLQFTTLQELGQASISSLSKPEQQQHSFSGSEFGLAEPVKHESHSLRPFFDEWPGTRDMWPDLEGKRSNQNSFSTTLLSISVPMSSTDLSTTNSRSPNDDSRACCGHVEQ, encoded by the exons ATGATGGAACCCTTCACCTCTCCCTCACCGGCGAGTGACCCGACCGCCCCCGTCCCGAACCTTTTCTGGCGCCCCCTGGG AGGGGAGAGTCTGGAGCGGCGGGTTGGGATTGAGACAGGAGGAGTTGCGGGAGGGGAACAGATGAGCAGTACGGCGGCGGCGCGGCCGCTCTTCACCGTGTCGCAGTGGCAGGAGCTGGAGCTCCAGGCGCGAATCTTTAAGCACCTAGCAACCGGAGAAGCCGTGCCGGTCCATCTTGTTGAATACTTCCGAAAGAGCCTCGAGTCCATGGCGTCCCGTTCCTGCCACCACcccgctgctgctgctgctgctgctt TGGGTTATTACTCCTACTTCGGAAAGAAGCTGGACCCGGAGCCCGGCCGGTGCCGGCGGACGGATGGGAAGAAGTGGCGGTGTTCCAAGGAGGCTTACCCCGATTCCAAGTACTGCGAGCGCCACATGCATCGGGGCCGTAACCGTTCAAGAAAGCCTGTGGAAGCCCCTCCACAATCCCAGTCTCGGTCCCCTTGTGCATCGACCGTCACATCGCCCGCCCTGACTGGGAGCAGCGGGAATGGCGGCGGTAGCTTCCAGAGCATCCCCCTGCACTCTCTTGCAGGTGGCAGCACTGCTGCTTGCCCTTTCCCCGGCGgcgccgccgcctcctctccGCTGCTGATTGACCCTGGTTCCTATACCGTGGCCGAGAAGGAGCTCAG GTACCCATATGGAATGAAAGCTGAGGTGGACGAGCATAGTTTCTTTTCTGAAGCTTCTGGAAATTCAAGGGGCCTTGGAATTGACTCTTCCCTCGACAGCTCATGGCGTCCGATGCCGTCTCGGACGTCCTTGTTTCCTCTTTCAAAAGCCAGGAGCAACTCTTCTCTGCAGAGCAGTTATCTTCAGTTCACAACACTGCAAGAACTGGGGCAGGCTTCAATCAGCTCCCTGTCAAAGCCAGAGCAGCAGCAGCATTCTTTCTCCGGTAGCGAGTTTGGGTTAGCGGAGCCTGTGAAGCATGAAAGCCACTCACTCCGACCCTTCTTTGATGAGTGGCCCGGGACAAGGGATATGTGGCCTGACCTTGAAGGTAAGAGGTCCAACCAAAATTCTTTCTCCACAACCCTACTCTCAATCTCTGTACCAATGTCATCCACCGACTTATCCACTACCAATTCCAGATCTCCTAACG ATGACTCAAGGGCTTGTTGTGGGCATGTGGAGCAATGA